One Umboniibacter marinipuniceus DNA window includes the following coding sequences:
- the orn gene encoding oligoribonuclease — MSADQRLIWIDLEMTGLEPEIDTILEIATIVTDAQLNVLAEGPSIAIRHSAEALSAMNEWCVEHHGQSGLTERCLNSEIDLAQAEAMTLEFLRQWVPSGVSPICGNSVGQDRRFLVKYMPLLESYFHYRMIDVSTLKELARRWSPATLDQVKKKGAHLALDDIHDSIAELVVYREQLFKL, encoded by the coding sequence ATGTCTGCTGATCAGCGTTTAATTTGGATCGATCTTGAGATGACGGGCCTCGAGCCAGAGATTGATACCATTCTTGAAATAGCCACCATCGTCACCGACGCCCAGCTGAATGTGTTAGCTGAAGGTCCTAGTATCGCAATTCGCCATAGTGCGGAGGCTCTCTCGGCAATGAACGAATGGTGCGTTGAGCACCATGGTCAATCGGGCCTTACTGAGCGCTGCCTTAACAGTGAAATCGACCTCGCCCAGGCTGAAGCTATGACGCTAGAATTTCTGCGACAGTGGGTACCTAGCGGTGTGTCGCCCATCTGCGGTAATTCGGTAGGTCAAGATCGCCGGTTTCTAGTCAAGTATATGCCGCTACTCGAGTCCTATTTTCACTATCGTATGATTGATGTCTCCACGCTCAAGGAATTGGCGCGTCGCTGGAGCCCAGCCACCCTCGATCAGGTGAAAAAGAAAGGTGCTCATCTCGCTTTAGACGACATTCACGATTCTATTGCTGAGCTGGTGGTCTATCGAGAGCAGCTGTTCAAGCTCTAG
- the rsgA gene encoding small ribosomal subunit biogenesis GTPase RsgA, whose protein sequence is MAKRKLTRRQSWRIQKIQDERSERAGKRANKAESKLQDTHLGDEEFGVVIAHYGVQIDVESKLTGDVVRCHVRANVPALVTGDRVVFHNGNPTGVVVAQEERDNILERPDHRGQLKLVAANINHMLLVVAPFPEAHANLIDRYLIAAETNDIEPVLLLNKTDLIDPAKHAKLIRMVDSYEELGYRVVRASCVNEAGLSELTEFLKDHTTVFVGQSGVGKSSLINALMPGTDTRVGALSESSQKGRHTTTTAKLFHFPSGGDLIDSPGIREFSLWHMQPDDVYGGFKEIRPFLGLCKFRDCHHDREPGCAVQAALENGNISANRWQSCQQIIQGLGQPK, encoded by the coding sequence ATGGCTAAAAGAAAGTTAACCCGCCGTCAAAGTTGGCGCATTCAAAAGATTCAAGACGAGCGCAGTGAACGTGCCGGCAAGCGTGCCAACAAGGCCGAATCAAAGCTTCAAGACACTCACTTAGGTGACGAGGAGTTTGGTGTGGTCATTGCTCACTACGGCGTCCAGATCGATGTTGAGTCCAAACTCACTGGTGACGTTGTTCGCTGCCATGTGCGCGCGAACGTCCCTGCTTTGGTCACCGGCGACAGAGTCGTCTTCCATAACGGCAACCCAACGGGTGTTGTGGTGGCCCAGGAGGAGCGTGATAATATTCTTGAACGCCCCGACCACCGAGGGCAGTTAAAATTAGTGGCCGCCAATATCAACCACATGTTGTTAGTTGTAGCGCCCTTTCCCGAAGCTCATGCTAATTTAATTGATCGCTATCTTATCGCCGCCGAAACCAACGATATCGAGCCGGTGTTGCTACTCAACAAGACCGACCTAATTGATCCCGCGAAACACGCAAAGCTGATTCGTATGGTAGATAGCTACGAAGAGCTCGGTTACCGAGTGGTTCGCGCCTCCTGTGTGAATGAGGCAGGTTTAAGTGAGCTAACTGAATTCTTGAAGGATCACACAACGGTATTCGTTGGCCAGTCCGGAGTGGGTAAAAGTAGTCTTATTAACGCCCTTATGCCCGGAACGGATACGCGTGTTGGCGCACTTTCTGAATCCTCACAGAAGGGTCGCCATACCACCACTACCGCGAAACTCTTCCACTTTCCGTCCGGTGGTGATCTGATTGATTCACCAGGAATTCGAGAGTTCTCCCTTTGGCACATGCAACCCGACGATGTGTATGGCGGATTCAAGGAAATTCGTCCCTTTTTAGGCCTTTGTAAGTTTCGCGATTGCCATCATGATCGCGAACCTGGCTGTGCTGTTCAGGCTGCACTGGAAAATGGTAATATATCGGCGAATCGATGGCAGTCTTGCCAGCAGATAATTCAAGGTCTTGGACAACCCAAATAG
- a CDS encoding sulfurtransferase, whose product MQLPRLIEPEALLEYLDDPRLVIVDLSSPEHFAQGHVPGSINLNFRELIVGTLPAPGKIPPEAKLISVLRQLGINHDSWVVALDDEGGGWAGRLLWTLDLFGFSSTSYLNGGLVAWRNEGFICSTKGHEPEEGDFNGSISSEKLIEANELISSFNSPKPIQVIDARSPAEFSGEKQLAQRGGHMPNAINVEWTELMDQQKNLRIRTDAKEYLQQRGVDLAQPTVTHCQSHHRSGFTWLVGTLLELDIRAYHGSWSEWGNREDTQVEL is encoded by the coding sequence ATGCAGTTGCCACGCTTAATCGAACCCGAAGCGCTACTCGAGTACCTCGACGACCCACGTCTGGTGATTGTTGATCTGAGTTCCCCCGAGCACTTTGCTCAAGGCCATGTTCCGGGGAGCATCAATTTGAATTTTCGCGAGCTCATCGTGGGCACACTTCCAGCGCCCGGAAAAATACCTCCCGAGGCTAAGCTTATCTCCGTACTTCGACAGCTTGGTATCAATCACGATTCATGGGTAGTGGCGCTTGACGACGAGGGCGGTGGTTGGGCTGGCCGACTCCTCTGGACGCTTGACCTCTTTGGGTTTAGCAGTACCAGCTACCTAAATGGCGGCTTAGTAGCGTGGCGTAATGAGGGTTTCATCTGCTCCACGAAGGGACACGAACCCGAAGAGGGCGACTTTAACGGCTCGATTTCCTCAGAGAAACTCATTGAAGCTAACGAGCTAATTAGCTCGTTCAATTCGCCTAAGCCTATTCAGGTCATAGACGCTAGGTCACCGGCAGAGTTTAGCGGCGAAAAGCAGCTCGCCCAACGCGGCGGGCATATGCCCAACGCCATTAATGTTGAGTGGACCGAATTAATGGACCAGCAAAAGAACTTGCGAATACGAACGGACGCGAAGGAATATTTGCAACAACGAGGTGTTGACCTCGCACAACCAACGGTCACCCATTGTCAGTCACACCACCGGTCCGGGTTTACCTGGCTCGTTGGCACCCTTCTAGAACTCGATATCCGCGCCTACCATGGTTCATGGTCTG
- a CDS encoding M16 family metallopeptidase encodes MKKLLAFSLAIFVVTGCQQNNSSDELVLPAGVRLVETVNSTPDDVVISYQKFELDNGLTVVLHQDLSDPLVDVDVTYHVGSAREQVGYSGFAHFFEHMMFQGSEHVADEEHFGIITESGGTLNGTTNSDRTNYFNTAPSNQLATLLWLESDRMGFLLDAITEETFENQRETVKNERGQRVDNAPYGRVWETMAMHTYPAGHPYSWPVIGHMDDLNRAQVDAVKQFFLRWYGPNNATLTIGGDIDVSETLEMVVKYFGSIPAGPEVEKMPAMPAVLDSDRYATLEDRIFMPALAMSFPTVSLFDQDEPALDAAAKIIGQGASSILYKNLVQTGRALSASLNHSCSELACTMTAIVVQNRQTGENLADMEQAVRESFDEFVARGVSDDDVARFITDVERSQVFGLQSVSGKVRQLAYYETFLGTPNGMANELSRYRAVTADQVTDAFNRFIVGKPAVIVSVVPMGMTELAAGADNHEVEQLAPEEPMSGLAFRPATDSFDRSARPAVPNAKPISLPTIWEGELANGVRVLGVTNTETPTSRVVVGFEVGQRDLEPGQEGLSSFTAALMSEATTNYSLAELDAMQERIGASVGFNMSDYQASASLSVLTDTLDGGMEILVERLLNPAFNEADVERIRGEILQGIQQSKTSGPALAQDALNQAMGKPSNPLAHPSSGTTESVSNISRDDLVSFYSANFPEQMAIVLVSSNLSQEEVLSALSPLGEIAVAMQERPIEQISWQAPEANTIYFMDKPEAAQSSIRIATNGPLWDVNGDYWHAQLMNFNLGGNFNSRINQNLREDKGYTYGARSGFSGDMETGTFIVSAEVRADSTLASIQEVLAELAAFKAEGMTEAELNFMRSAYSQRDARAYETPSQKLRLISQMATYNVDASYLDQRNEALANAQLNELNALANRLITDDRLAIVVVGDKATVYEDLQALGLPIVELQPTE; translated from the coding sequence ATGAAGAAGCTGCTTGCGTTTTCCCTCGCTATCTTCGTGGTCACTGGTTGCCAGCAAAACAATTCGTCAGACGAACTTGTTTTACCGGCCGGTGTGCGCCTCGTTGAAACCGTCAACTCAACGCCAGATGATGTGGTCATTTCATATCAGAAATTTGAGCTTGATAACGGCCTTACGGTGGTGCTCCACCAAGATCTATCAGACCCGCTAGTAGATGTGGATGTCACTTATCACGTCGGTTCAGCGCGTGAACAGGTTGGCTACTCCGGCTTCGCACACTTCTTTGAGCACATGATGTTCCAGGGCTCAGAGCACGTTGCTGATGAAGAACACTTCGGCATCATCACCGAGTCTGGCGGCACCTTAAACGGCACCACGAATAGCGATCGCACCAACTATTTCAACACCGCACCATCTAATCAGCTCGCCACGCTATTATGGCTTGAGTCGGATCGTATGGGATTTTTGCTGGATGCCATCACCGAAGAGACCTTCGAGAACCAGCGCGAGACCGTTAAAAACGAGCGCGGTCAGCGCGTTGATAACGCCCCATATGGCCGCGTTTGGGAAACCATGGCGATGCACACCTATCCCGCCGGCCACCCATACTCTTGGCCGGTTATTGGTCACATGGACGATTTAAACCGTGCGCAAGTTGATGCAGTCAAACAGTTCTTCCTGCGCTGGTATGGACCTAACAACGCTACGCTGACCATTGGTGGCGACATCGACGTCAGCGAAACACTGGAAATGGTGGTTAAGTACTTCGGCTCTATTCCAGCGGGCCCCGAAGTCGAGAAGATGCCAGCGATGCCAGCGGTACTGGACAGCGATCGCTACGCCACCCTAGAAGATCGTATCTTCATGCCAGCATTGGCCATGTCTTTCCCAACCGTCAGTCTGTTCGATCAAGACGAGCCAGCACTCGATGCCGCTGCGAAGATCATCGGCCAAGGTGCATCTTCTATTCTCTACAAGAACCTTGTGCAAACGGGTCGAGCGCTATCGGCTAGCCTGAATCACAGTTGTTCTGAGCTCGCCTGCACCATGACGGCTATCGTTGTGCAGAATCGCCAAACTGGTGAAAATCTTGCCGATATGGAACAAGCTGTTCGCGAGAGTTTTGACGAGTTCGTAGCCCGCGGTGTAAGCGATGACGACGTCGCTCGTTTCATTACAGATGTTGAACGCAGCCAAGTATTCGGTCTGCAGTCAGTATCCGGAAAAGTCCGACAGCTCGCCTACTACGAGACCTTCCTCGGCACGCCGAATGGTATGGCTAACGAGCTTTCTCGCTACCGCGCTGTCACCGCCGATCAGGTTACCGATGCATTCAATCGCTTCATTGTTGGCAAACCTGCCGTCATCGTGAGCGTTGTGCCAATGGGGATGACGGAACTTGCTGCGGGCGCAGATAACCACGAAGTGGAGCAACTTGCTCCCGAAGAGCCGATGAGTGGTTTGGCCTTCCGTCCCGCTACGGATAGCTTCGATCGAAGTGCTCGTCCAGCCGTCCCAAATGCCAAGCCAATTAGCTTGCCAACTATCTGGGAAGGCGAGCTTGCCAACGGTGTTCGTGTGCTTGGTGTAACCAATACCGAAACACCAACTAGCCGCGTTGTTGTTGGCTTTGAAGTGGGCCAGCGAGACCTCGAGCCAGGGCAAGAGGGCTTATCAAGCTTTACTGCTGCGCTGATGAGCGAAGCGACCACCAACTACAGTCTCGCTGAACTTGATGCCATGCAGGAACGTATTGGCGCGAGCGTTGGCTTTAACATGAGTGACTACCAAGCAAGTGCTAGCTTGTCAGTGCTAACTGATACGCTTGATGGCGGGATGGAAATTTTGGTTGAACGCCTGCTTAACCCAGCCTTCAACGAGGCCGACGTAGAGCGAATTCGCGGAGAAATACTTCAGGGCATCCAGCAGTCAAAGACCAGCGGCCCCGCCCTAGCTCAAGATGCTTTGAACCAAGCAATGGGTAAGCCGAGCAATCCGCTTGCTCACCCAAGCTCTGGTACTACTGAAAGCGTTAGTAATATTAGCCGCGATGACCTCGTCAGCTTTTACTCCGCTAACTTCCCAGAGCAAATGGCAATTGTGCTCGTTAGTTCAAACCTCAGCCAAGAAGAGGTGCTCAGCGCATTATCTCCGCTTGGTGAAATTGCTGTGGCTATGCAAGAGCGTCCCATTGAACAAATCAGCTGGCAAGCACCTGAAGCGAATACCATTTACTTCATGGATAAGCCCGAAGCCGCTCAAAGCTCCATTCGTATCGCTACGAACGGCCCGCTCTGGGATGTTAACGGTGACTACTGGCATGCTCAGCTCATGAACTTCAATCTCGGCGGCAACTTCAATAGTCGTATTAACCAGAACCTCCGTGAGGATAAAGGGTATACCTACGGTGCGAGATCTGGGTTCAGCGGTGATATGGAAACGGGAACCTTTATTGTCAGCGCGGAGGTTCGCGCCGACTCAACGCTAGCTTCCATTCAGGAAGTTTTAGCTGAGCTAGCCGCATTCAAGGCAGAAGGCATGACTGAAGCAGAACTCAACTTCATGCGTTCCGCCTACAGCCAGCGTGACGCTCGCGCCTACGAGACACCATCGCAGAAGCTTCGTTTGATTAGCCAAATGGCTACCTACAACGTTGATGCGTCGTACCTTGATCAGCGTAACGAAGCGCTCGCCAATGCCCAGCTTAATGAGCTAAACGCCTTGGCGAATCGGTTGATAACTGATGATCGCCTCGCCATCGTCGTAGTGGGTGATAAGGCAACTGTTTATGAAGACCTTCAGGCCTTAGGCCTACCCATTGTAGAACTTCAGCCTACAGAGTAA